A part of Prolixibacteraceae bacterium genomic DNA contains:
- a CDS encoding DUF4374 domain-containing protein — protein MNKLNITKLSLLLLLIGLITSCEKKDEEIDNSANIKHDQKYVVALRTLKTGNSTADYLLTTKDLMSGEISAEGNGLEQIGWRFFTSISGRYLSVGYGDNNIIGYTVDNNSGKLTNYGKMVFERLDMNQSIDDRIMLGIGAPWGGGTDVCTMMIIDTKELKANSVKKLKLSNMALEANEYLWPTSARVIGDKLFLSIYKLSGSDFLTPETDKAWVSVFSYPSLEFIKTIEDDRTGPIGQYGNSKMMVETETGDIYTFSSCSIEAGYDKETKPSGVLRIKSGTTEFDPGYFFNIEETGSEGYEVVFTKYLGNGRVFARVVTKDGVETKWSSLSPSVFGSKYVIIDIFKKTISEISSLPVTSGTRTNNVLYENGKVYTVIHDANNNINIYQIDTQTLKAVKGATVKGLDLAGIFKVEKAQ, from the coding sequence ATGAACAAATTAAACATTACAAAATTAAGTCTACTTCTCCTACTAATAGGCTTAATAACTTCTTGTGAAAAGAAAGATGAAGAGATAGATAATAGTGCGAATATTAAGCACGATCAAAAATATGTGGTGGCATTAAGAACGTTAAAAACGGGAAATAGTACTGCAGATTATCTTCTTACAACCAAAGACTTAATGTCCGGTGAAATATCTGCAGAAGGAAATGGATTAGAGCAGATCGGTTGGCGTTTTTTTACTTCCATTTCAGGTCGCTATTTAAGTGTGGGATATGGGGATAATAATATTATCGGCTACACTGTTGATAACAATAGTGGAAAGCTCACAAACTATGGGAAGATGGTTTTTGAGCGATTAGATATGAACCAATCGATTGATGATCGTATTATGTTAGGAATTGGTGCTCCTTGGGGAGGAGGAACAGATGTTTGCACGATGATGATTATCGATACCAAAGAGTTGAAGGCAAACAGTGTGAAGAAGTTGAAGTTAAGTAATATGGCTTTAGAAGCAAATGAGTACCTCTGGCCAACCTCAGCAAGAGTAATCGGAGATAAACTTTTCCTCTCTATTTATAAACTGTCTGGGAGTGATTTCTTAACTCCTGAAACTGATAAAGCATGGGTAAGTGTTTTTAGTTATCCTTCATTGGAATTTATAAAAACGATTGAAGATGATAGAACGGGTCCTATTGGGCAATATGGGAATAGTAAGATGATGGTAGAGACCGAGACTGGTGATATCTATACCTTTTCTTCATGTTCGATTGAAGCTGGATATGACAAGGAGACAAAACCGTCAGGAGTTTTACGAATAAAGAGTGGAACCACAGAATTTGATCCTGGGTATTTCTTCAATATTGAAGAGACGGGGAGTGAAGGCTACGAAGTGGTCTTTACAAAGTATTTAGGCAACGGAAGAGTGTTTGCTCGTGTGGTGACCAAAGATGGAGTGGAGACGAAGTGGAGCTCATTAAGTCCAAGTGTGTTTGGAAGTAAGTATGTAATCATCGATATATTTAAAAAGACCATTTCGGAGATCTCTTCTTTACCAGTGACTTCAGGTACTCGTACTAATAATGTCCTATATGAAAATGGAAAAGTATATACTGTAATTCATGATGCGAACAATAACATTAATATATATCAGATTGATACGCAAACATTGAAAGCAGTAAAAGGTGCTACAGTAAAGGGCTTAGACTTAGCTGGAATCTTTAAAGTGGAGAAAGCACAATAG
- a CDS encoding phosphoadenylyl-sulfate reductase, with protein MREQISLWNDQLKDKSSKEILSFFLNEFKGEIALASSLGAEDQVLTQMVLSIDKEAKIFTLDTGRLFPETYDLIHRTNSKYGIKMAVYFPESAAVEEMVNTEGINLFFDSVEKRKQCCQVRKIQPLKRAFKGLKVWICGLRREQSVTRTDMNIVEWDEGNQMIKVNPLINWNEDKVWDYVKNQGIPYNTLHDKNYPSIGCQPCTRAIMEGEDVRAGRWYWESPDTKECGLHKK; from the coding sequence ATGAGAGAACAAATATCATTGTGGAATGATCAGTTAAAAGATAAGTCATCAAAAGAAATTCTTTCTTTTTTTCTAAATGAATTCAAAGGTGAAATAGCACTTGCATCTAGTCTTGGAGCAGAAGATCAAGTGTTAACACAGATGGTTCTATCTATTGACAAAGAGGCTAAAATATTTACTTTAGACACAGGTAGACTATTTCCTGAGACCTACGATCTTATTCATAGAACCAATTCAAAATATGGTATTAAGATGGCTGTATACTTTCCAGAGTCAGCTGCTGTAGAAGAGATGGTCAATACAGAAGGTATCAACTTATTCTTCGATAGTGTTGAGAAAAGAAAGCAATGTTGCCAAGTCCGAAAGATACAACCATTAAAAAGAGCTTTTAAAGGACTTAAGGTATGGATCTGTGGCCTGCGTAGAGAGCAATCGGTAACACGAACAGATATGAATATTGTTGAGTGGGATGAAGGCAACCAGATGATCAAGGTGAACCCTTTGATTAATTGGAATGAAGACAAAGTTTGGGACTATGTAAAAAATCAAGGGATTCCTTACAATACACTTCACGATAAAAACTACCCATCTATCGGATGTCAGCCATGTACTAGGGCAATTATGGAAGGGGAAGATGTAAGAGCAGGTCGTTGGTATTGGGAGTCACCAGATACCAAAGAGTGTGGACTTCATAAAAAATAG
- a CDS encoding DsrE family protein, with protein MEHSKNTLIQINQYGMGHGDPSLAIKLMGSYLKLILDDDRLPKIITFYNAGVKLLHKDSPVLETLKLIEAQGVVLLACKTCLDFYEMSDLMAVGIPGTMMDIITLQANASKVITL; from the coding sequence ATGGAACATTCAAAAAATACCCTCATCCAAATAAACCAATACGGAATGGGGCATGGCGACCCATCTCTTGCCATTAAACTGATGGGTAGTTACCTAAAGCTTATACTCGATGATGATAGACTTCCTAAGATCATCACCTTCTATAACGCAGGAGTGAAACTTCTACATAAGGATAGTCCTGTTCTTGAAACATTAAAACTTATTGAAGCCCAGGGGGTCGTTCTTCTTGCATGTAAGACATGTCTTGATTTTTATGAAATGAGTGACCTTATGGCGGTAGGAATTCCTGGAACGATGATGGATATCATTACCCTACAAGCCAATGCTTCAAAAGTAATTACCCTTTAA
- a CDS encoding UvrD-helicase domain-containing protein, with protein MSFFKIYKASAGSGKTYSITREYLLLILEDPQKYSNILAVTFTNKATSEMKSRILQELSIIAKGESSDHLEAICKKLDKPENYVRKVAHSILSRILKDYARFSVSTIDSFFQKVIRSFSREVQLHAAYNPELDHQQILSEAVDRLFMEVDHNLPLKQWLLEYADDRIEQGKRWNFRQELENKGGLIFQEDFKNFGPEIIDKLRDRAFLQGYITELKTVILSYEDRMKEIGSHAVKMIDDSSVALNDFKFGKSGVANTFYKITDKEEYYFELGSRALKAIDDATQWVTATKPNGVKGEIERLFSDGLNDDLKSIMALMETDAPRVYTAKLILPQLRGIGVMMDIAKHVSEISKEKNLLLLSDSSQLLLSVIEDDSSPFVFEKMGETYKHFMLDEFQDTSKLQWQNFFPLINNALSEGNFSMVVGDVKQSIYRWRNSDWQLLAKKVPYDLRHYKPEDVTLETNWRSTKNVITFNNTMFHFGSAIVQADFNEDIESRPIEELFKNDLKQRITEAYQDQFQHYSGKKENEGQVQVEFIPSEEMDSNEASLERMLLQIEHYRNQGYRYGEMAILVRKVSEGNMIANRIMDHATETHNSDMKVVSNDSLYIANALTVQFVIHALRYLIDMNTLDYTSMRGIFLRYIFPSLDAGTQNLIRTNSADGQLSLLLENPFPQKEDEIFNCKEVSSFHFFDQFFKEETLESLKFRPLYELVELVINYFHLEKVHNEWPYLQSLLDSILEYSRMESADIASFIEWWNHKGAKKTLVLSEEIDAIKIYTVHKSKGLEFKVVMIPFCNWDLYPSSMLPNTLWCQTEEAPFSSLSTIPVQYSSTMAKSLFAPYYYQEKIMGAIDNLNLLYVALTRAEEALWLGIPQPKKKSKSLKSVGDLIYLMMNSMPAMDSDDRERFIEFGEHFDIETTKFDFGTLPVISTEKESIEEKPTKGFPVASSTQLPEIHIGNYIDKIAIRKNSELFFEIDPSERSQKINYGTLVHQILEKSANHEEMQKQIRTLYFEGALTKEEMDTLTKVLKEALELNEIKPWFDGTYQVINERQIVRSGKQGNHRPDRIMIQGHDAIVVDYKTGDADIKKHQRQVEGYIDDLNSMGFKNVKGYLWYVMDHKVVEVIMKR; from the coding sequence ATGAGTTTCTTTAAGATATACAAAGCATCTGCAGGATCAGGAAAGACTTATAGTATTACCCGAGAGTACTTATTACTTATTCTAGAGGACCCTCAAAAATATAGTAATATTCTTGCTGTTACTTTTACCAATAAAGCGACTTCGGAGATGAAGAGTCGTATTTTACAGGAACTCTCGATTATTGCCAAAGGCGAGTCATCGGATCATTTGGAAGCAATATGTAAGAAACTAGATAAGCCTGAGAACTATGTACGTAAGGTGGCCCATTCCATTCTATCGAGAATTCTTAAAGATTATGCTCGCTTCTCGGTAAGTACCATTGACAGTTTCTTTCAGAAAGTGATTCGTTCGTTTTCTAGAGAAGTACAGTTACATGCGGCTTATAATCCAGAGCTGGATCACCAGCAGATACTTAGTGAGGCAGTGGATCGTTTGTTTATGGAGGTAGATCATAATCTACCTTTGAAACAGTGGTTATTGGAGTATGCAGACGATAGAATCGAGCAAGGCAAGAGGTGGAACTTTAGGCAAGAGCTTGAGAATAAAGGTGGTCTTATCTTTCAAGAAGACTTCAAGAACTTTGGTCCTGAAATTATTGATAAACTAAGAGATAGAGCCTTTTTGCAAGGCTATATCACAGAGCTTAAAACGGTGATTTTAAGCTATGAAGATCGTATGAAAGAGATCGGATCACATGCGGTAAAGATGATTGATGATTCGAGTGTTGCCCTGAATGATTTTAAGTTCGGAAAGTCAGGAGTTGCAAACACTTTTTATAAGATTACAGATAAAGAAGAGTACTACTTTGAGTTGGGAAGTAGGGCATTAAAAGCCATTGACGATGCTACACAATGGGTCACTGCCACAAAGCCCAATGGAGTAAAGGGTGAGATTGAAAGACTCTTTAGCGACGGGTTGAATGACGATCTAAAATCCATTATGGCTTTGATGGAGACAGATGCCCCAAGGGTTTACACGGCCAAGTTAATTCTACCACAGTTAAGAGGAATTGGAGTGATGATGGATATTGCCAAGCACGTGTCAGAGATCTCCAAAGAGAAGAACCTTCTGCTCTTATCAGATTCGTCACAACTACTATTATCTGTGATTGAAGATGACAGTTCCCCATTTGTATTTGAGAAGATGGGAGAAACCTACAAGCACTTTATGCTAGATGAGTTTCAGGATACATCAAAACTTCAATGGCAGAACTTCTTTCCTTTGATCAACAATGCCCTTTCGGAAGGAAACTTTTCGATGGTCGTTGGAGATGTGAAGCAGTCTATCTATCGTTGGAGAAATAGTGACTGGCAACTGCTGGCAAAGAAAGTGCCGTATGATCTTCGCCATTATAAACCAGAAGATGTCACATTGGAGACGAACTGGAGGAGTACAAAGAATGTGATTACCTTCAACAATACCATGTTTCATTTTGGATCAGCTATTGTACAGGCTGATTTTAATGAGGATATCGAATCGCGCCCTATTGAAGAGCTGTTCAAAAACGATTTAAAACAACGTATCACCGAAGCCTATCAAGATCAGTTCCAGCACTATTCAGGAAAGAAAGAGAACGAAGGTCAGGTACAGGTCGAGTTTATTCCATCAGAGGAGATGGATTCCAATGAAGCGTCGTTAGAGCGTATGCTTCTGCAGATTGAACACTACCGTAATCAAGGTTATCGTTATGGTGAGATGGCTATCTTGGTTCGTAAAGTATCCGAAGGAAATATGATTGCCAACCGCATTATGGATCATGCAACAGAGACCCATAATAGTGATATGAAGGTAGTATCTAATGACTCATTATATATTGCCAATGCACTCACCGTACAATTTGTGATTCATGCTTTGCGGTACCTTATTGATATGAATACCTTAGACTATACCTCTATGCGTGGTATCTTCTTACGCTATATCTTTCCATCATTGGATGCAGGAACGCAAAACCTTATACGCACCAACTCAGCAGATGGCCAATTGTCATTGTTGTTAGAAAACCCTTTTCCTCAGAAAGAGGATGAGATATTCAATTGTAAAGAGGTCTCTTCATTTCATTTCTTTGATCAATTCTTTAAAGAAGAGACGTTAGAGAGTTTGAAATTTCGCCCATTATATGAGTTGGTAGAGTTGGTTATCAACTATTTTCATCTAGAGAAAGTTCATAATGAATGGCCGTACCTTCAATCTCTTCTAGATAGTATATTGGAATACTCAAGGATGGAGTCGGCGGATATTGCCTCGTTTATTGAGTGGTGGAATCACAAAGGAGCCAAAAAGACATTGGTGTTATCCGAAGAGATTGATGCGATCAAGATCTATACCGTACACAAATCCAAAGGTCTGGAATTTAAGGTTGTAATGATCCCATTTTGTAATTGGGACCTCTATCCATCCTCCATGTTACCCAATACCTTATGGTGTCAAACAGAGGAGGCTCCTTTCTCTTCGTTAAGCACCATTCCTGTTCAATATAGTAGTACCATGGCCAAATCCCTATTTGCTCCATACTACTATCAAGAGAAAATTATGGGGGCTATTGATAACCTTAACCTACTCTATGTCGCTCTCACTAGAGCTGAAGAAGCTCTATGGCTGGGGATACCTCAACCAAAGAAGAAGTCAAAAAGCCTGAAAAGTGTTGGAGATCTCATATACCTTATGATGAACTCAATGCCTGCCATGGATAGTGATGATAGAGAACGTTTTATCGAATTTGGCGAACATTTTGATATAGAGACAACCAAATTTGATTTTGGCACTTTGCCTGTCATATCTACGGAAAAAGAGTCTATCGAAGAGAAGCCAACCAAAGGGTTTCCTGTCGCCTCCTCTACACAGTTACCAGAGATACATATAGGAAACTATATCGATAAGATTGCAATACGAAAGAACTCTGAACTATTCTTTGAGATCGACCCCAGTGAACGATCTCAAAAGATCAACTACGGTACGCTAGTACATCAAATACTTGAGAAATCGGCCAACCACGAAGAGATGCAGAAGCAGATTAGGACACTCTATTTTGAAGGCGCATTGACCAAAGAGGAGATGGACACGCTCACAAAGGTACTTAAAGAAGCTCTTGAACTTAATGAGATAAAGCCATGGTTCGATGGCACATATCAAGTGATCAATGAACGTCAGATTGTACGAAGTGGTAAACAAGGAAACCACCGTCCTGATCGTATTATGATCCAAGGTCATGATGCCATTGTTGTCGATTATAAAACTGGGGATGCAGATATTAAGAAACATCAAAGGCAAGTAGAAGGATATATTGATGATTTAAATTCGATGGGCTTTAAGAATGTTAAAGGGTATCTATGGTATGTAATGGATCACAAGGTGGTAGAGGTCATTATGAAGCGATAA
- a CDS encoding PepSY domain-containing protein, with the protein MKKKIFIIHQYIGLVTGLLMFLTSISGALYVFEKELFHAFHHDVLYVDQIGDQSLPIDKLWDIAQREVDGYDITSVKTYQDPSRSWEFKSYHQDNSAVTYFDWITQDKIVYINPYNGKVIGLLNHKYEFFQLVKMFHWSYFLRTAYGQPIVGAVTLLFFICLITGLWLWWPKKGIKKGAFKLRFNKWRVLNRDIHFTLGALTFPLAIVICITGMIWAFRWMMAIVYLIFNLGVNSYDTTVPKSIVDHQDIGIYQEVYSTCKDIYTDAYAISIYQPKKSKESTVNVFVQNDKAVYYNSARLSFNQYNGHLVRSSSFEEASSGEKAIMLNYDIHVGAIGGIFGKILMFLIAIVLAALPITGYFLWVNKKK; encoded by the coding sequence ATGAAGAAAAAGATTTTTATTATACATCAGTATATTGGTTTGGTCACAGGCCTTTTAATGTTCTTGACCTCTATTAGTGGTGCTTTGTATGTTTTTGAGAAGGAACTATTCCATGCGTTTCATCATGATGTTTTGTATGTGGATCAAATAGGTGATCAATCTTTACCTATAGATAAACTGTGGGATATCGCGCAACGTGAAGTTGACGGTTATGACATCACTTCGGTTAAGACTTACCAAGACCCTTCACGGAGTTGGGAATTTAAGTCCTACCATCAAGATAATAGTGCGGTTACTTATTTTGATTGGATAACACAAGACAAAATTGTTTATATAAATCCATATAACGGTAAGGTTATTGGGTTATTAAATCACAAGTATGAGTTTTTCCAATTGGTAAAGATGTTTCATTGGAGTTACTTTCTAAGAACAGCATATGGGCAACCAATTGTAGGAGCTGTCACTTTGCTATTCTTTATTTGTCTTATTACAGGGCTATGGTTATGGTGGCCTAAGAAGGGAATAAAGAAGGGGGCATTTAAACTTAGATTTAATAAATGGCGTGTTCTTAACCGAGATATCCACTTTACTTTAGGGGCATTGACTTTTCCATTAGCAATAGTAATCTGTATTACAGGAATGATTTGGGCCTTTCGATGGATGATGGCAATTGTATATCTGATCTTTAATTTGGGAGTTAATAGTTATGATACTACGGTACCAAAGTCAATAGTAGATCACCAGGATATAGGTATTTATCAAGAGGTCTATTCCACATGTAAAGATATATACACTGATGCTTATGCAATCTCTATATATCAACCTAAAAAGTCAAAAGAGTCAACAGTAAATGTATTTGTTCAGAATGATAAAGCGGTATATTATAATAGTGCTAGACTCTCATTCAATCAATATAATGGACATTTGGTGAGGTCATCAAGTTTTGAAGAGGCTAGTAGTGGAGAAAAAGCGATTATGTTGAACTATGATATTCATGTTGGAGCAATAGGTGGTATTTTTGGGAAGATATTGATGTTTCTAATAGCGATTGTACTTGCAGCGCTCCCAATCACTGGTTATTTTCTGTGGGTCAATAAAAAAAAATAG
- a CDS encoding TonB-dependent receptor gives MRLLLLSLIVMQTISVGFCKTANPDAYNKYAIYVVVMDEEGTPIPYASVQLIHHKKSGVTNANGVAQLTLHTHVSTDTLVVRYVGYEEVKRALYFKRSKPMKINIRLKSLYVDLDNVVVHGYSETSQIKRSSFTVSAIETKQIKGLSKDINQTLEEVPGVKIRQTGGMGSDFNFTINGFSGNQVKFFIDGIPMEFLGRSYGLNSLPINIAQRIEVYKGVTPVYLGADVLGAAVNIVTNKQKRDYLDFSYSYGSFNQNQLSVLSKKFVSEHVALFTNVIGNYADNDYKVDVEIYDKEDLSYKGVQKRSRFHDAYKGASAEFGVSLVDLPWVDELTLKIIGSTDYKEQQTGVNMTQVAGQTYTTSKMGMPSVLYRKRGFILKKLDLKAFTSMNINSTMVADTSSRKYNWDGDYTLNAIGTSGELLRYKTLLTYHDRSVMSNVSLDYPINTHQKISVNNSYSYYRREGTDEANPYEIPFKEPNILKKNILGVSYEWKAFSEKWRSNIFYKNYWMHLESVEASYNTYNPIEATYHHHGAGFSSTFFITDDFQLKGSFEKTYRLPQAAETLGNGLLILNNANLKPEQSDNWNFGFVWNKSIGLHQWMVEGNYFYRSSKDLIRLNAENITSHYENLSMVKGSSYNIDLSYRYNSRFALSANATYLDDVNKSNQYGFYDVRIPNKPYLYGNLYCSYTFPRLLRQKDALSLRWNSNYVHQFFLAWPNMGTKSEKYTIPEQLSHSLSVLYQLTPKVSLSVACNNLLDASLYDNYALQKPGRSFMTKVRYYISK, from the coding sequence ATGAGATTACTACTTCTGTCTCTAATCGTAATGCAGACGATATCTGTAGGGTTTTGTAAAACAGCAAATCCTGATGCCTATAATAAGTATGCAATATATGTCGTGGTGATGGATGAGGAGGGCACTCCTATTCCTTATGCATCAGTACAGCTAATTCATCATAAAAAAAGTGGAGTGACCAATGCTAATGGAGTTGCTCAATTAACATTGCATACGCATGTTTCTACAGATACGCTCGTGGTTAGATATGTTGGTTATGAAGAGGTGAAGAGAGCATTATACTTCAAGAGGAGTAAACCGATGAAAATTAATATTCGATTAAAAAGTCTTTATGTCGATTTAGATAATGTAGTTGTGCATGGTTATTCAGAAACTTCTCAAATAAAGAGATCTAGTTTTACCGTTTCTGCTATCGAAACCAAACAGATAAAAGGACTGAGTAAAGATATCAATCAAACATTGGAAGAGGTTCCAGGTGTAAAGATACGTCAAACTGGAGGCATGGGTTCGGATTTTAATTTTACTATAAATGGTTTTTCAGGTAATCAAGTGAAGTTTTTTATTGATGGAATCCCTATGGAGTTTTTAGGTCGGTCTTATGGATTGAATAGTCTTCCAATAAATATTGCCCAAAGAATTGAGGTTTATAAAGGGGTTACGCCAGTCTATCTTGGGGCTGACGTTCTTGGGGCTGCGGTGAATATCGTTACAAATAAGCAGAAGAGAGATTATTTGGATTTCTCCTACAGTTATGGCTCTTTCAATCAAAATCAACTGTCTGTATTGTCCAAGAAATTTGTTTCAGAACATGTTGCTTTATTTACTAATGTTATTGGCAATTATGCTGATAATGATTACAAGGTCGATGTCGAGATTTATGATAAAGAAGATCTGTCTTATAAGGGTGTTCAAAAGAGGAGTCGTTTTCACGATGCCTATAAAGGTGCATCTGCTGAGTTTGGCGTAAGTTTGGTAGATCTCCCTTGGGTTGATGAGTTGACACTAAAGATCATTGGCTCTACGGATTATAAAGAGCAACAGACTGGTGTAAATATGACTCAAGTGGCTGGTCAAACATATACTACGAGTAAGATGGGGATGCCCTCAGTATTGTATCGAAAGAGAGGTTTTATTCTAAAAAAGTTGGATTTAAAAGCATTCACTTCAATGAATATAAATAGTACAATGGTTGCAGATACAAGTTCTCGAAAATATAATTGGGATGGTGATTATACGCTAAATGCTATTGGAACATCCGGTGAACTTTTGAGGTATAAAACTTTATTGACCTATCATGATCGAAGTGTGATGTCTAATGTCAGCTTAGACTATCCAATTAATACCCATCAGAAGATCTCTGTAAATAATAGTTATAGTTACTATCGAAGGGAAGGGACCGATGAGGCTAATCCTTATGAAATTCCTTTTAAGGAGCCAAATATATTGAAGAAGAATATTCTTGGAGTATCCTATGAATGGAAGGCATTTTCTGAGAAATGGAGATCCAATATCTTCTACAAGAACTATTGGATGCATCTCGAATCAGTAGAAGCAAGTTATAATACTTATAACCCTATAGAGGCAACATATCATCATCATGGTGCCGGATTTTCATCAACATTTTTTATTACGGATGATTTTCAACTTAAGGGTTCTTTTGAGAAAACATATCGCTTACCCCAGGCAGCCGAAACCTTAGGTAACGGTCTCTTGATTTTAAATAATGCAAATTTGAAACCAGAACAGAGTGATAATTGGAATTTCGGTTTTGTGTGGAATAAGAGTATTGGACTGCACCAATGGATGGTTGAAGGGAATTACTTTTATCGCTCCTCAAAAGATCTTATTCGACTCAATGCAGAGAATATAACCAGCCATTATGAAAATCTTTCCATGGTGAAAGGGAGTAGTTATAATATTGATTTAAGTTATCGTTATAACTCAAGGTTTGCATTGTCCGCAAATGCCACATACTTGGATGATGTAAATAAGTCCAATCAATATGGTTTTTATGATGTAAGAATACCTAATAAACCATATTTATATGGGAACCTGTATTGCTCCTATACTTTTCCTCGCCTTTTAAGACAAAAGGATGCCTTAAGTCTTAGGTGGAACTCAAATTATGTACATCAGTTCTTCTTGGCATGGCCTAATATGGGAACCAAATCCGAGAAATATACGATTCCAGAACAGTTATCTCATAGCCTCTCTGTTCTTTACCAATTAACACCGAAGGTTTCCTTATCCGTTGCATGCAACAACTTATTGGATGCCAGTTTATATGACAATTATGCACTTCAAAAACCAGGTAGATCCTTTATGACTAAAGTGAGATACTATATTTCAAAATAG
- a CDS encoding tetratricopeptide repeat protein: protein MKSKLLCLLCIPLFVMCKAVQVVQTTPTDPNVKIIDEKPEEVIVNKRCQNIRLALTYAKERMQNYDYKNALDTLQGMYTKGVYDYSLLKQLEAVNFVLGDYPSCISLLDKMEEEKPHTDQLTIHKGIVYRKIGEFSQARDLFSGVLERDSSNVFLLEQVGDMSKEIGLVDQYPAYYLLALKSGASSSVLNKYLSYLMSKDLNQEALDAVYEYAPPLMRPYKKLRYSYGVILYRLKRYLDAHDVFTQLIEDKSRRLLCYYYAGLSLCQEKRYKDAIPLLEFYVKNSKDIDSYAPYHVLGCCYMDIKENDKAMNMFKLAVKMIYPEEKAVMSVYSKMADVYSEQKKYKDAALAFQSIEKFYPNEEYALFQMALLHHSKTKNFKKAASYYRKVLKNVSPSDTADNELKKYFYMTSKSELKKLEKHLFWTK from the coding sequence ATGAAAAGCAAACTTCTATGTTTGTTGTGTATCCCATTGTTTGTGATGTGTAAAGCAGTACAAGTTGTGCAAACAACACCAACTGATCCTAATGTAAAAATTATAGACGAAAAACCTGAAGAGGTAATCGTGAATAAAAGGTGTCAAAATATTCGATTGGCATTAACATACGCGAAAGAGAGGATGCAGAATTATGACTATAAAAATGCATTGGATACCTTGCAAGGAATGTACACAAAAGGAGTTTATGACTATTCGTTGTTAAAACAGTTAGAAGCGGTGAATTTCGTTCTTGGAGATTATCCTAGTTGTATTTCACTATTAGATAAAATGGAAGAGGAGAAGCCTCATACAGATCAATTGACTATCCACAAAGGTATTGTGTATCGTAAAATTGGTGAGTTTTCTCAAGCGAGAGATCTTTTTTCTGGAGTCCTTGAGAGAGATTCTTCCAACGTCTTTCTATTGGAACAGGTCGGAGATATGTCCAAAGAGATTGGACTTGTCGATCAATATCCAGCATATTATCTCTTAGCATTAAAGAGTGGTGCTTCCTCCTCAGTATTGAATAAGTATCTCTCCTATCTTATGTCAAAGGATTTAAATCAAGAAGCATTAGATGCTGTATATGAATATGCTCCTCCTTTGATGCGTCCCTATAAAAAGTTAAGGTATAGTTATGGTGTAATTCTATATCGATTGAAACGATATCTAGATGCACATGATGTATTTACACAATTAATTGAGGACAAGTCAAGACGATTGCTTTGTTACTATTATGCTGGCTTATCTCTATGCCAAGAAAAAAGATATAAGGATGCTATACCTTTATTAGAATTTTATGTAAAAAATAGTAAAGACATTGATAGCTATGCTCCGTATCATGTGCTAGGGTGCTGTTATATGGATATCAAAGAGAATGATAAGGCAATGAATATGTTCAAATTGGCTGTTAAGATGATATATCCAGAAGAGAAAGCAGTGATGTCTGTATATTCGAAGATGGCAGATGTGTATAGTGAACAGAAGAAATATAAAGATGCAGCACTAGCCTTTCAATCTATAGAAAAGTTCTATCCGAATGAAGAGTATGCTCTATTTCAGATGGCATTATTACACCATTCAAAGACCAAGAATTTTAAGAAAGCAGCCTCTTATTATAGAAAAGTGCTGAAGAATGTTAGCCCAAGTGATACGGCAGATAATGAATTAAAGAAGTACTTTTATATGACTTCGAAGAGTGAATTGAAGAAGCTAGAGAAACATCTGTTCTGGACAAAGTGA